A genomic region of Miscanthus floridulus cultivar M001 chromosome 3, ASM1932011v1, whole genome shotgun sequence contains the following coding sequences:
- the LOC136543473 gene encoding uncharacterized protein, with product MNSPTMAMGDGDQGMRAAAATYLKNFTRRNLESSLSSSELYKEFRDQLAQALLRVEPAILRVLIEVFRQVVEKDFVKDNLWPELIPQLKLVIQSSNLVSPGQHPEWNTINALKVLQSVVRPFQYFLNPKVTKEPVPQQLEQIAAEILVPLQVTFHHFSDKVLSSPDGTNMEYEQLLLITCKCMYFTVSPVFISYSFCINNVITTFS from the exons ATGAATTCACCAACTATGGCCATGG GGGATGGTGATCAGGGGATGAGAGCCGCTGCAGCGACATACTTGAAAAATTTTACCCGGCGCAATTTGGAAAGCAGTCTGTCTTCGTCTGAGCTTTACAAGGAGTTCCGTGACCAACTTGCCCAGGCTTTGCTTCGAGTGGAACCTGCAATTCTTCGAGTGCTGATTGAAGTT TTCCGCCAAGTTGTTGAAAAAGATTTTGTCAAGGATAACTTGTGGCCTGAGCTTATCCCTCAGTTGAAATTAGTGATCCAGAGCAGCAATCTAGTTAGTCCAGGCCAGCATCCTGAGTGGAATACAATTAATGCTCTCAAAGTACTTCAATCTGTTGTTAGGCCCTTCCAG TATTTCTTGAATCCAAAAGTTACAAAAGAGCCTGTTCCACAACAGTTGGAGCAAATTGCAGCAGAGATTCTTGTACCATTGCAAGTGACATTCCATCACTTCTCTGACAAG GTTCTGTCGTCACCTGATGGGACTAACATGGAATATGAGCAGCTCCTACTCATCACATGCAAATGCATGTATTTCACTGTAAGCCCTGTTTTTATTTCCTATTCCTTTTGTATTAACAATGTCATCACGACATTTTCTTGA